The following are encoded together in the Oncorhynchus nerka isolate Pitt River linkage group LG23, Oner_Uvic_2.0, whole genome shotgun sequence genome:
- the LOC115106157 gene encoding D(5)-like dopamine receptor gives MEKSDNQTAGAETDSSGRSVRALTGCVLFILIVSTLLGNTLVCAAVIKFRHLRSKVTNFFVISLAVSDLFVAVLVMPWKAMSEVAGCWIFGSFCDTWIAFDIMCSTASILNLCIISMDRYWAISSPFRYERKMTQRFAFVMIGVAWTLSILISFIPVQLNWHKAEEENATGNEMNEIEDCNASLNSTYAISSSLISFYIPVVIMVGTYTRIYRIAQTQIRRISSLERAVEHAQNNQQATEQTNSFKRTFKKETKVLKTLSIIMGVFVFCWLPFFVVNCIVPFCDINDVGDRLCVSNTTFNMFVWFGWANSSLNPVIYAFNADFRKAFSTILGCNRYCSSSTVEAVNFSNELVSYHHDTTLQRDTNITASAHCAQRQPVVSHGEGLDVPFDKVSIISDVSRHPRNRILPATLQFECEAEISLDMMPFPSTGPSECCVIPGQIEDM, from the coding sequence ATGGAGAAATCTGACAACCAAACCGCAGGTGCTGAAACGGACAGCTCCGGGCGCAGCGTCCGTGCGCTCACCGGCTGCGTCCTGTTCATCCTAATCGTTTCAACGCTTCTTGGGAATACACTCGTTTGCGCCGCGGTGATCAAATTTAGACACCTTCGATCTAAAGTTACCAACTTTTTTGTCATCTCGTTGGCGGTATCAGATCTATTCGTGGCCGTTCTTGTGATGCCGTGGAAGGCCATGTCTGAGGTGGCCGGATGCTGGATCTTCGGCAGCTTCTGTGATACCTGGATTGCTTTTGACATCATGTGCTCCACCGCGTCAATTCTCAATCTTTGTATAATAAGTATGGACAGATACTGGGCAATTTCGAGCCCTTTTCGATATGAGCGTAAAATGACCCAGAGGTTTGCCTTCGTTATGATCGGAGTGGCATGGACCCTCTCCATTCTCATCTCCTTCATTCCAGTTCAGCTCAATTGGCACAAAGCAGAGGAGGAAAATGCAACAGGGAACGAGATGAATGAAATCGAGGACTGCAATGCAAGCTTGAATAGCACATATGCCATATCTTCCTCATTGATCAGTTTTTACATTCCCGTCGTTATTATGGTTGGCACTTACACTCGGATCTACCGGATTGCGCAAACCCAGATCCGGAGGATATCATCGCTGGAGAGAGCGGTGGAACACGCACAGAACAATCAGCAAGCAACCGAGCAAACAAACTCCTTTAAAAGAACTTTTAAAAAAGAAACGAAAGTTTTAAAGACACTTTCTATCATTATGGGAGTTTTTGTATTTTGCTGGTTACCTTTTTTCGTGGTCAACTGCATCGTACCTTTTTGTGACATCAATGATGTTGGTGATCGCCTGTGCGTAAGTAACACCACGTTTAACATGTTTGTGTGGTTTGGCTGGGCCAACTCATCATTAAACCCAGTCATATACGCATTTAATGCTGATTTCAGGAAAGCATTCTCCACCATTCTGGGCTGCAATAGATACTGCTCCAGTTCTACTGTAGAAGCTGTCAATTTCAGCAACGAGTTGGTGTCTTACCACCACGACACTACGCTCCAGAGAGACACAAATATCACAGCCTCTGCGCACTGTGCTCAACGCCAGCCCGTGGTCTCACACGGTGAAGGCTTGGACGTACCGTTTGACAAAGTCTCCATTATCTCGGATGTTTCACGTCACCCAAGAAACCGTATCCTGCCTGCAACACTGCAGTTTGAATGTGAAGCAGAAATATCCTTAGACATGATGCCTTTCCCCTCAACTGGGCCCAGTGAGTGCTGTGTGATTCCAGGTCAAATTGAGGATATGTGA
- the LOC115106374 gene encoding LOW QUALITY PROTEIN: TBC1 domain family member 12-like (The sequence of the model RefSeq protein was modified relative to this genomic sequence to represent the inferred CDS: deleted 1 base in 1 codon) — MEKAENGIFPPALSVNEKWSSSTSLNQPLADDIADAAGPLSKHVNRDETCWTDSRRSREAGEDISRSTVACVRVGSTIMLDLVTDSPSGGTASNCVIPEPGSDSATNGFTGSIVVASKAGSCSAITAVNREEMDRSGLWGTSLTQKNNDCSAERLDACVTAAEALQSLAHSWNGQLEQRCTAASRTGPAGFSIGDTVCVIQSPLRSDAVIRPHINRSTTPDKEDKMANGGLLIGYNSAKLHTETAGTILSDGAATSISNPQCEKLPMSAVSAREGHHESCNIREEPDGAGAQPRKQVNVAGELSDGATSSLTSQGLPSSPAPRKYPCSVKPDTKQGAEPSTSGHPGGDPSSRLHPQSRKTTSLNYEPSSILSPGDEDEDGETFVELGAQGYSDLRFMDVSLSSRNTYESSRRQSAPGHIGPSVDSSELALQSKRPGIAEYFGRGLFSKKHIEPNVPGWKLFGKVAARESPPKDSRTIQQESVPGGLTSVSAPNLLSEGEYEARAGKAGSGGTSPTQPQHGRKKNLVFEPLSTTALILEDRPSNLPAKPVEEAQRHRQEYDEMVAEAKKREIKEAQRKRKEMKERFKQEDSIANAMVVWNHDILPNWDNMRNTRRVRELWWQGLPPNVRGKVWSLAIGNELNITPGLYDIFLSRAKERWRSFSEMGSEADDGTSLADRESSLDLIKLDISRTFPPLFIFQKGGPYHDLLHSVLGAYTCYRPDVGYVQGMSFIAAVLILNLEEADAFIAFANLLNKPCQLAFFRVDHDLMLKYFAAFEVFFEENLPRLFNHFQISNLTPDLYLIDWIFTLYSKTLPLDVACRVWDVFCRDGEEFLFRTGLGILRLYEDVLLQMDFIHSAQFLTRLPEDIDSDRLFACIVAMPMLNGNKKWSQVFNALIKENKDVDRNCSQVLKSS; from the exons ATGGAAAAGGCAGAGAATGGCATTTTTCCACCGGCTTTGTCTGTGAACGAAAAGTGGTCCAGCAGCACATCTCTCAACCAGCCACTGGCTGACGATATCGCCGACGCCGCAGGTCCTCTCTCTAAACATGTCAACAGGGATGAGACGTGTTGGACTGACAGCAGACGCAGC CGTGAAGCAGGAGAGGATATTTCCCGTTCCACAGTAGCGTGTGTACGTGTCGGGAGTACGATAATGCTCGATTTAGTTACTGACAGCCCATCTGGTGGCACTGCAAGCAATTGTGTCATTCCTGAGCCAGGTAGCGACTCTGCTACAAACGGGTTTACTGGGTCAATAGTGGTTGCCTCCAAGGCAGGGAGCTGCTCTGCTATCACTGCAGTGAATCGAGAGGAAATGGACAGAAGTGGTCTCTGGGGGACCTCACTGACTCAGAAGAACAATGATTGCTCTGCAGAAAGACTAGATGCCTGTGTGACAGCAGCTGAGGCACTGCAGTCATTGGCACACTCTTGGAATGGACAGCTTGAACAGAGGTGCACAGCAGCCTCCCGGACTGGTCCGGCGGGGTTCTCGATTGGAGACACCGTGTGTGTTATACAGAGTCCTCTTCGCAGTGATGCTGTTATTAGACCACATATTAACCGAAGTACGACCCCTGACAAGGAGGACAAAATGGCAAACGGTGGATTATTGATTGGATACAACAGCGCAaagttacacacagagacagctggAACAATTCTTTCTGATGGAGCTGCAACCTCTATCTCTAACCCACAATGTGAAAAACTCCCCATGTCTGCAGTGAGTGCAAGGGAGGGCCATCACGAATCCTGCAATATCAGAGAGGAACCTGATGGAGCCGGGGCCCAGCCTAGAAAACAAGTTAACGTGGCAGGAGAGCTATCTGATGGGGCTACTTCCAGTCTCACCTCTCAGGGTTTACCATCAAGCCCAGCACCAAGGAAATACCCCTGCAGTGTTAAACCAGACACCAAGCAGGGAGCAGAACCATCAACATCTGGTCACCCAGGAGGGGATCCATCCTCCAGACTCCATCCTCAGTCCCGCAAGACCACCAGTCTGAACTATGAGCCGTCCAGCATTCTCAGCCCAGGGGACGAGGATGAGGATGGGGAGACCTTCGTGGAGCTGGGGGCCCAAGGCTACAGTGACCTCAGGTTCATGGACGTCAGTCTGAGCTCCAGGAACACCTATGAGTCCAGCAGACGTCAGTCCGCCCCAGGACATATAGGACCGAGTGTGGACTCCTCTGAACTGGCCTTACAGTCAAAAAGACCTGGCATCGCTGAGTATTTCGGCAG GGGTTTATTTTCCAAGAAGCATATAGAGCCGAATGTACCTGGGTGGAAGCTGTTTGGAAAGGTTGCTGCCAGAGAGAGCCCTCCCAAGGACTCCAGGACCATACAGCAG GAGAGTGTTCCAGGTGGTCTCACGTCTGTGTCTGCACCCAATCTCTTAAGTGAAGGG GAGTACGAGGCCAGGGCGGGCAAGGCTGGATCTGGGGGAACGTCTCCTACTCAGCCTCAACATGGCCGGAAGAAGAACCTGGTCTTTGAACCACTGTCCACCACAGCTCTTATACTAGAGGACAGGCCTTC gAACCTTCCTGCTAAGCCTGTGGAGGAGGCCCAGCGTCACCGTCAGGAGTATGATGAGATGGTGGCCGAGGCCAAGAAGAGAG AGATAAAGGAGGCccagaggaagaggaaagagatgaaggagaggttTAAGCAGGAGGACAGCATCGCCAACGCCATGGTTGTCTGGAACCACGACATTCTGCCCAACTGGGACAACAT GCGTAACACTCGGCGGGTGAGAGAGCTCTGGTGGCAGGGCTTGCCCCCCAACGTCAGAGGAAAGGTCTGGAGCCTAGCCATCGGCAACGAGCTCAACATCACCCCAG GGCTGTATGACATCTTCCTCTCCAGAgccaaggagaggtggaggagtttCAGTGAGATGGGTTCAGAGGCTGATG ATGGGACATCGCTGGCAGACAGAGAGTCCAGTCTGGACCTGATCAAGCTGGACATATCCCGCACATTCCCACCTCTTTTTATATTCCAGAAG GGTGGGCCATATCATGATCTCCTCCACAGCGTGCTGGGGGCCTACACCTGTTACAGACCTGATGTGGGATAT GTTCAGGGCATGTCCTTCATAGCTGCAGTGTTAATCCTCAACCTGGAGGAAGCTGACGCCTTCATTGCCTTCGCTAACCTGCTCAACAAGCCCTGCCAGCTGGCCTTCTTCAGAGTGGACCATGACCTA ATGCTGAAATACTTTGCTGCGTTCGAGGTGTTCTTTGAAGAGAACCTCCCTAGACTGTTTAACCACTTCCAGATCTCCAACCTCACCCCAGATCTCTATCTCATCGACTG gATCTTCACTCTGTACAGTAAGACGTTGCCGTTGGACGTGGCATGTAGAGTGTGGGATGTGTTCTGTCGTGACGGCGAGGAGTTTCTGTTCCGGACGGGTCTAGGGATCCTGCGTCTCTACGAGGATGTGCTCCTACAGATGGATTTCATCCATAGCGCCCAGTTTCTGACACGCCTCCCAGAGGATATAGACTCTGATAGGCTGTTCGCCTGCATCGTGGCCATGCCCATGCTCAACGGAAACAAGAAATGGTCCCAG gtgttTAATGCATTGATAAAGGAGAACAAGGACGTGGACAGAAATTGCAGCCAAGTACTGAAGAGTTCATGA